A DNA window from Streptomyces sp. B21-083 contains the following coding sequences:
- the uvrB gene encoding excinuclease ABC subunit UvrB, with product MRPVSKIERTVAPFAVVSPYQPSGDQPTAIAELARRIEAGEKDVVLLGATGTGKSATTAWMIEKLQRPTLVMAPNKTLAAQLANEFRELLPNNAVEYFVSYYDYYQPEAYVPQSDTYIEKDSSINEEVERLRHSATNSLLTRRDVIVVASVSCIYGLGTPQEYVDRMVPLKVGEEIDRDQLLRRFVDIQYTRNDLAFTRGTFRVRGDTIEIFPVYEELAVRIEMFGDEIEALSTLHPLTGEIISEDEHMYVFPATHYVAGPERTARAVNDIEKELGDRLAELEKQNKLLEAQRLRMRTTYDIEMLRQIGSCSGVENYSMHFDGRLPGSPPNTLIDYFPDDFLLVIDESHSTVPQIGAMYEGDASRKRTLVDHGFRLPSALDNRPLKWEEFQKRIGQTVYLSATPGKYELSRGDGFVEQIIRPTGLIDPEVVIKPTEGQIDDLVHEIRTRAEKDERVLVTTLTKKMAEDLTDYFLELGIQVRYLHSDVDTLRRVELLRELRAGEFDVLVGINLLREGLDLPEVSLVSILDADKEGFLRSGTSLIQTIGRAARNVSGQVHMYADKITPAMEKAIEETNRRRERQVAYNKEKGIDPQPLRKKINDIVAQIAREDVDTEQLLGSGYRKSKDGKAAKAPVPALGGKAAKGARAGKGKAGEAVPTDRPAAELADQIEEMTARMRAAAADLQFEIAARLRDEVSEMKKELRQMKEAGLA from the coding sequence ATGCGGCCAGTTTCCAAGATCGAACGCACGGTGGCGCCCTTCGCGGTCGTCAGCCCCTACCAGCCGAGCGGCGACCAGCCGACGGCCATCGCCGAGCTGGCTCGGCGCATCGAAGCAGGTGAGAAGGACGTCGTGCTTCTCGGCGCGACCGGCACCGGCAAGTCCGCCACGACCGCGTGGATGATCGAGAAGCTTCAGCGCCCCACGCTCGTCATGGCGCCGAACAAGACCCTGGCCGCCCAGCTGGCGAACGAGTTCCGTGAACTCCTCCCGAACAACGCCGTCGAGTACTTCGTCTCGTACTACGACTACTACCAGCCCGAGGCGTACGTCCCTCAGTCGGACACCTACATCGAGAAGGACTCCTCGATCAACGAGGAGGTCGAACGGCTGCGCCACTCCGCGACCAACTCGCTGCTCACCCGGCGGGACGTCATCGTGGTCGCCTCCGTGTCCTGCATCTACGGCCTCGGTACTCCCCAGGAGTACGTGGACCGGATGGTCCCCCTCAAGGTCGGCGAGGAGATCGACCGGGACCAGCTGCTGCGCCGCTTCGTCGACATCCAGTACACGCGCAACGACCTGGCCTTCACCCGCGGCACGTTCCGGGTGCGCGGCGACACCATCGAGATCTTCCCGGTCTACGAGGAGCTGGCCGTCCGCATCGAGATGTTCGGCGACGAGATCGAGGCCCTCTCCACCCTTCACCCGCTCACCGGCGAGATCATCAGCGAAGACGAGCACATGTACGTCTTCCCGGCCACCCACTACGTGGCAGGACCCGAGCGTACGGCGCGGGCCGTCAACGACATCGAGAAGGAACTCGGCGACCGCCTCGCCGAACTGGAGAAGCAGAACAAGCTCCTGGAGGCCCAGCGCCTGCGGATGCGGACGACGTACGACATCGAGATGCTTCGCCAGATCGGCTCCTGCTCCGGAGTCGAGAACTACTCGATGCACTTCGACGGCCGCCTCCCCGGCTCCCCGCCGAACACCCTCATCGACTACTTCCCGGACGACTTCCTGCTGGTCATCGACGAGTCGCACAGCACGGTCCCGCAGATCGGCGCCATGTACGAGGGCGACGCGTCCCGTAAGCGCACCCTCGTCGACCACGGCTTCCGGCTGCCCTCCGCACTGGACAACCGCCCCCTGAAATGGGAGGAGTTCCAAAAGCGCATCGGCCAGACCGTCTACCTGTCGGCGACCCCCGGTAAGTACGAGCTGTCCCGTGGCGACGGCTTCGTCGAGCAGATCATCCGCCCCACCGGCCTCATCGACCCCGAGGTCGTCATCAAGCCCACCGAGGGCCAGATCGACGACCTGGTGCACGAGATCCGCACGCGCGCGGAGAAGGACGAGCGTGTCCTGGTCACCACGCTCACCAAGAAGATGGCCGAGGACCTCACCGACTACTTCCTGGAACTCGGTATCCAGGTCCGCTATCTGCACAGCGACGTCGACACCCTGCGCCGGGTCGAGCTGCTGCGCGAACTGCGCGCCGGCGAGTTCGACGTCCTGGTCGGCATCAACCTCCTCCGGGAGGGCCTCGACCTCCCCGAGGTGTCCCTGGTGTCGATCCTCGACGCCGACAAGGAGGGCTTCCTGCGCTCCGGCACCTCCCTGATCCAGACCATCGGCCGTGCTGCGCGCAACGTGTCCGGGCAGGTCCACATGTACGCGGACAAGATCACTCCGGCGATGGAGAAAGCCATCGAGGAGACCAACCGGCGCCGGGAGAGGCAGGTCGCGTACAACAAGGAGAAGGGCATCGACCCGCAGCCCCTCCGGAAGAAGATCAACGACATCGTCGCGCAGATCGCTCGCGAGGACGTCGACACGGAACAGCTCCTGGGTTCGGGTTACCGCAAGTCGAAGGACGGCAAGGCGGCCAAGGCCCCGGTGCCCGCGCTCGGCGGCAAGGCCGCGAAGGGAGCCCGGGCCGGCAAGGGCAAGGCAGGGGAGGCGGTGCCGACCGACCGCCCCGCAGCCGAACTCGCCGACCAGATCGAGGAGATGACGGCACGGATGCGCGCCGCGGCGGCCGACCTGCAGTTCGAGATCGCCGCCCGGCTGCGCGACGAGGTGTCGGAGATGAAGAAGGAACTGCGGCAGATGAAGGAGGCCGGCCTGGCCTGA
- a CDS encoding MHYT domain-containing protein yields MQGTVDGFSYGLVTPLVAYLMACLGGALGLRCTTRSMLVAQSWRPGWLALGSAAIGSGIWTMHFVAMMGFTVKETPINYDLGLTFASLGVAVLMVGIGIFIVGYRGTSGTALFTGGTITGLGIASMHYLGMAGMRLHGKLEYNTLTVSASVVIAVVAATAALWAAGQVRGFLWSVGASLVMGLAVSGMHYTGMAALRVHLHAGSGSPEGASPASLLAPLMIGPLAFLLLAGVVVMFDPLMVMGKSGRRPADNKPGIPAHPAVPHPGRRLTPRAGQRHGERRSRTPQNR; encoded by the coding sequence ATGCAGGGCACGGTCGACGGATTCAGCTACGGACTCGTCACTCCGCTGGTGGCCTACCTCATGGCCTGCCTCGGCGGCGCGCTGGGTCTTCGCTGCACCACGAGATCGATGCTGGTCGCCCAGTCGTGGCGACCTGGGTGGCTGGCGCTCGGGTCGGCCGCGATCGGATCCGGCATATGGACCATGCACTTCGTCGCGATGATGGGGTTCACCGTCAAGGAGACCCCGATCAACTACGACCTGGGGCTGACCTTCGCCAGCCTCGGGGTCGCCGTCCTCATGGTCGGCATCGGGATCTTCATCGTCGGCTACCGGGGCACGAGCGGCACGGCACTGTTCACCGGGGGCACCATCACAGGCCTCGGTATCGCTTCCATGCACTACCTGGGCATGGCCGGAATGCGCCTCCACGGGAAGCTGGAGTACAACACCCTCACTGTCTCGGCCTCGGTCGTGATAGCGGTGGTGGCCGCCACCGCCGCCCTGTGGGCGGCCGGGCAGGTCCGTGGCTTCCTGTGGAGCGTGGGCGCCAGCCTCGTCATGGGACTCGCCGTCAGCGGCATGCACTACACGGGCATGGCCGCCCTGAGAGTCCACCTCCACGCCGGGTCCGGGAGCCCGGAGGGAGCCTCGCCCGCGTCCCTGCTCGCCCCGCTGATGATCGGCCCGCTGGCCTTTCTCCTGCTGGCCGGCGTCGTCGTGATGTTCGACCCCTTGATGGTCATGGGCAAGTCCGGCCGCCGCCCCGCCGACAACAAGCCCGGCATCCCGGCCCACCCGGCTGTCCCGCACCCCGGCCGACGCCTCACGCCGCGCGCCGGCCAGCGGCACGGGGAGCGCCGGTCCCGCACTCCCCAGAACCGGTGA
- a CDS encoding methylated-DNA--[protein]-cysteine S-methyltransferase, giving the protein MDSLGRDERQDPENRQRVVWAVVGTDIGPLLLAATHGGLVNVVFHATESVRENAVERLAARLGAEPVEAPGSPFLAEAIRQFTAYFAGERHDFELPLDWSLISGFNRQVLRELASGVPYGAVVGYGDLAARVGQPGAAQAVGAAMGANPLPLVVPCHRVVESDGGLGGFGGGLETKRKLLALEGVLPEPLF; this is encoded by the coding sequence ATGGACAGCCTTGGGCGGGACGAGCGGCAGGACCCGGAGAACCGGCAGCGGGTCGTGTGGGCGGTTGTCGGCACCGACATCGGCCCGCTGCTGCTGGCCGCGACGCACGGGGGTCTGGTGAACGTGGTGTTCCACGCCACGGAGTCGGTGCGCGAGAACGCTGTGGAGCGGCTCGCCGCCCGGCTCGGCGCGGAGCCCGTCGAAGCGCCCGGGTCCCCGTTCCTGGCCGAGGCGATACGCCAGTTCACGGCGTACTTCGCGGGCGAGCGGCACGATTTCGAGCTGCCGCTCGACTGGTCCCTGATCTCCGGCTTCAACCGGCAGGTGCTGCGCGAACTCGCGTCGGGCGTGCCGTACGGCGCGGTCGTCGGGTACGGCGACCTGGCCGCTCGCGTCGGCCAGCCGGGCGCGGCTCAGGCGGTCGGCGCGGCGATGGGCGCCAATCCGCTGCCGCTCGTGGTGCCGTGCCATCGGGTCGTGGAGAGCGACGGCGGTCTCGGCGGGTTCGGGGGCGGCCTGGAGACCAAGCGGAAGCTGCTCGCGCTAGAAGGGGTGCTGCCCGAGCCTCTGTTCTGA
- a CDS encoding MFS transporter, giving the protein MTAVERRPGVPVVGEQRVALRRRISGVLVASQILGGLGVATGVALASVLAQRISGTESLSGLAPTAMVAGTAVASLPLAALMTARGRRPGLVVGYLVGALGAIVVVVAAVVDSFPLLLCGMAGFGAASAANLGARFAAADLAEPDRRARAISNVVWATTIGAVLGPNIAAPAGRSVSGLGIPTTAGPFLWAAGIFLAAAVTVAVLLRPDPLLTARALAPVEERSAESRSLRAGFVAVAASPRARLALVTVAVCHTAMVSVMSMTPVALEHHGASIDLIGLVISGHIAGMYAFSPLMGRLSDGVGRLSGIGLAVGLLACAALLAGTADGSHGRTAVGLFVLGLGWSAGLVSGSALLTDSVPDVVRAAAQGLSDLVMNTSAGLGGATAGLVMATAGYGWLNLATACLLIPVGALALFTRGGLRRGRGAKPRG; this is encoded by the coding sequence ATGACCGCCGTCGAGCGGCGCCCTGGTGTGCCTGTCGTGGGTGAGCAGCGGGTCGCGCTGCGGCGCCGGATCTCCGGTGTGCTGGTCGCGAGTCAGATTCTCGGCGGGCTCGGGGTGGCCACCGGCGTCGCGCTCGCTTCCGTACTCGCCCAGCGGATCAGCGGTACCGAGTCGCTGTCCGGGCTCGCGCCCACCGCCATGGTCGCGGGCACGGCGGTGGCCTCGCTGCCGCTGGCGGCGCTGATGACCGCGCGCGGGCGGCGGCCCGGGCTGGTCGTGGGGTATCTCGTCGGTGCCCTGGGGGCGATCGTCGTCGTGGTCGCGGCTGTCGTCGACAGCTTTCCGCTGCTGCTGTGCGGCATGGCGGGATTCGGTGCGGCGTCCGCGGCGAACCTGGGTGCGCGGTTCGCGGCCGCCGATCTCGCCGAGCCGGACAGGCGGGCCAGGGCCATCTCGAACGTCGTGTGGGCGACCACCATAGGTGCTGTCCTCGGGCCGAACATCGCCGCGCCCGCGGGGCGCAGTGTGTCCGGACTCGGGATACCCACGACGGCTGGCCCCTTTCTCTGGGCGGCCGGGATCTTTCTGGCCGCCGCGGTGACGGTGGCCGTCCTGCTCCGCCCCGACCCGCTGCTCACGGCTCGTGCGCTCGCCCCTGTGGAGGAGCGGTCGGCCGAAAGCCGGTCGCTGAGGGCGGGCTTCGTCGCCGTCGCGGCCTCACCGCGTGCCCGGCTCGCGCTCGTGACGGTGGCCGTGTGCCACACGGCCATGGTGTCGGTCATGTCGATGACCCCGGTGGCGCTCGAGCACCACGGCGCGAGCATCGATCTGATCGGGTTGGTCATCAGTGGCCACATCGCGGGCATGTACGCGTTCTCGCCGCTCATGGGGCGGCTGTCCGACGGGGTCGGTCGGCTGTCCGGCATCGGTCTCGCCGTGGGGCTGCTGGCCTGCGCGGCGCTCCTCGCGGGCACGGCCGACGGCAGTCACGGTCGCACCGCGGTGGGGCTCTTCGTCCTGGGGCTGGGCTGGTCGGCAGGGCTGGTCTCCGGGTCCGCCCTGCTGACGGACTCCGTGCCCGACGTGGTGCGCGCTGCGGCGCAGGGGCTGTCCGACCTCGTCATGAACACCTCGGCGGGCCTCGGTGGAGCGACCGCCGGGCTCGTGATGGCCACGGCGGGCTACGGGTGGCTGAATCTCGCCACCGCGTGTCTGCTGATACCCGTGGGCGCGCTGGCGTTGTTCACCCGCGGTGGCCTGCGGCGGGGCCGGGGTGCGAAGCCGCGCGGCTGA
- a CDS encoding VOC family protein produces MTDNSTRLDHVVLWVRDPLAAADFYEKTVGMEPLRISEFTAGTASFPSVRLNEETIFDLAPLSLAERMNMLPGAADSAGHPVNHVCLSLPGDSFDALRTRLRERGVPVSEFSYDSYGARGAARRSFYFRDPDGNIFEARHYA; encoded by the coding sequence ATGACGGACAACTCGACGCGTCTCGACCATGTCGTCCTCTGGGTACGCGATCCGCTCGCAGCGGCCGACTTCTACGAGAAGACGGTCGGTATGGAGCCCCTGAGGATCAGCGAATTCACCGCGGGGACGGCGTCGTTCCCGTCCGTACGCCTCAACGAGGAGACCATCTTCGACCTCGCGCCGCTCTCCCTGGCGGAGCGCATGAACATGCTCCCCGGTGCCGCCGACAGCGCGGGACACCCCGTCAACCACGTGTGTCTGTCCCTCCCCGGAGACTCCTTCGACGCCCTGCGAACCCGCCTGCGGGAACGGGGCGTCCCTGTCTCGGAGTTCTCGTACGACTCCTACGGTGCCCGAGGGGCGGCGAGGCGCAGTTTCTACTTCCGCGACCCCGACGGCAACATCTTCGAGGCGCGGCACTACGCGTGA
- a CDS encoding pseudouridine-5'-phosphate glycosidase, translating into MMLVVSEEVREAVDARRPVVALESTIIAHGLPRPRNLQVALELEDVVRQEGAVPATIAVLDGRPHVGLDKEQLERVANEDGIRKLGHRDLPLAVATGASGATTVSATALLAARAGVRVFATGGLGGVHREWTVTQDESADLGLLARTRITVVCAGVKSILDVPATLQRLETLGVAVAGFGTDHFPGFYLSDSGHPVDWTLHTPEQVADVMLAQDGLDSPESAFIVANPVPEQQQLDPGLHARVLADALHACEEQGVSGQAVTPFLLDYLVRHTDGASLSANLAAVRGNVRLAGRIATAWARA; encoded by the coding sequence GTGATGCTGGTGGTGTCCGAAGAAGTGCGGGAAGCGGTTGACGCGCGTCGACCCGTGGTGGCCCTGGAGTCCACGATCATCGCGCATGGGCTGCCGCGCCCCCGCAATCTGCAGGTGGCGCTGGAACTCGAGGACGTCGTACGACAGGAGGGTGCCGTACCGGCCACGATCGCCGTCCTGGACGGGCGCCCCCATGTCGGCCTGGACAAGGAGCAGTTGGAGCGGGTCGCGAACGAGGATGGGATCCGCAAACTGGGGCACCGCGATCTGCCGCTCGCGGTGGCCACCGGGGCGAGCGGGGCGACCACGGTGTCGGCGACCGCGCTGCTGGCCGCCCGCGCCGGCGTACGGGTGTTCGCCACAGGTGGGCTCGGCGGAGTGCACCGGGAGTGGACGGTGACCCAGGACGAGTCCGCCGACCTGGGGCTGCTGGCGCGCACCAGGATCACGGTCGTCTGCGCGGGCGTGAAGTCGATTCTGGATGTGCCGGCCACGTTGCAGCGCCTGGAGACCCTCGGTGTCGCCGTGGCCGGATTCGGGACCGACCACTTCCCGGGCTTCTATCTCTCGGACTCCGGGCATCCGGTGGACTGGACGCTGCACACGCCGGAGCAGGTCGCGGACGTGATGCTGGCCCAGGACGGGCTCGATTCCCCCGAGTCGGCGTTCATCGTCGCCAATCCGGTGCCCGAGCAGCAGCAGCTGGATCCCGGGCTCCACGCGCGCGTGCTCGCCGACGCGCTGCACGCGTGCGAGGAGCAGGGCGTGAGCGGACAGGCCGTGACTCCGTTCCTGCTCGACTACCTGGTGCGGCACACGGACGGCGCGTCGCTGAGCGCCAACCTGGCGGCGGTCCGCGGCAATGTCAGGCTCGCGGGGCGGATCGCGACGGCCTGGGCCCGGGCATGA
- a CDS encoding carbohydrate kinase family protein: protein MTEPGGALLVVGDVITDVVARHRGPLAAGTDTAAAIRSLPGGAGANVACWAAHWGRAEVRLLGRVGADAAEWHERELTASGVRPRLVVDPEAPTGTVICLVDTGAAGERTFLTQSGASLRLDPDDWSDVLLDGVARLHLSGYLLFSASSRALVAVALESARARGVPVSLDPASAGFLAELGVDRFLDLVSGVDVLLPSRDEACLLTGLPDPVDAAAKLSRHVPLVVVKQGAEGALVARSGAVCARVPAVPATPRDTTGAGDAFTGAFLAALLMGGDPEDAAAEGCRAGARAVERVGGRPPVLG from the coding sequence ATGACCGAGCCGGGCGGAGCGCTGCTCGTCGTCGGGGACGTGATCACGGACGTCGTCGCCCGGCACCGGGGTCCGCTCGCCGCAGGGACCGACACGGCCGCCGCGATCCGGTCCCTCCCGGGTGGTGCGGGCGCCAACGTGGCCTGCTGGGCAGCCCATTGGGGCCGCGCGGAGGTACGCCTGCTCGGCCGGGTGGGCGCGGACGCGGCGGAGTGGCACGAGCGCGAGCTGACCGCCTCCGGGGTCCGGCCACGTCTCGTCGTCGATCCCGAGGCGCCGACCGGGACGGTGATCTGCCTGGTGGACACGGGCGCGGCGGGCGAGCGCACGTTCCTGACCCAGAGCGGGGCCTCGCTGCGGCTGGACCCCGACGACTGGTCGGACGTACTCCTCGACGGGGTCGCACGGCTGCATCTCTCGGGCTATCTGCTGTTCTCGGCGTCGAGTCGGGCGTTGGTGGCGGTGGCTCTGGAGTCGGCACGCGCGCGTGGTGTGCCGGTGAGCCTGGATCCGGCGTCGGCGGGGTTTCTCGCCGAACTGGGTGTCGACCGCTTCCTGGATCTGGTGTCGGGAGTGGATGTCCTGCTGCCGAGCCGTGACGAGGCCTGTCTGCTGACCGGGTTGCCCGACCCGGTGGACGCGGCGGCCAAGCTGAGCCGCCACGTCCCGCTGGTGGTCGTGAAGCAGGGTGCCGAAGGCGCGCTGGTGGCCCGGTCGGGGGCCGTGTGCGCCCGGGTCCCGGCCGTGCCCGCGACACCCCGGGACACGACGGGCGCCGGCGACGCCTTCACCGGTGCGTTCCTCGCCGCCCTGCTCATGGGTGGCGACCCCGAGGACGCGGCGGCGGAGGGGTGCCGGGCAGGCGCACGGGCGGTGGAGCGGGTGGGTGGAAGGCCGCCGGTTCTCGGTTGA
- a CDS encoding methyltransferase domain-containing protein, producing MTRPDGYLLDNRQTEAGQRFDAFAALFDPTTFRHLEGFGVGAGWRCWEVGAGGTSVVSWLAKKVGPTGKVVATDLDTSWVAPAARPPIEVRVHDVGVDGPPGEGFDLVHARLVLVHVPDREQALRTMIKSLRPGGRLLIEDADPALQPLLCPDEHGPEQQLANRLRHSFRQLLADSGADLAYGRKLPRLLREAGLRNVQADAYFPVTSPACAALESATIRQIRERLVAGGHATDEDIDRHLANVAAGGMDLATAPMISAWGRKG from the coding sequence ATGACGCGACCCGACGGGTATCTCCTCGACAACCGGCAGACCGAGGCAGGACAACGCTTCGACGCCTTCGCCGCCCTCTTCGATCCCACGACGTTCCGGCACCTCGAAGGGTTCGGCGTCGGAGCCGGCTGGCGCTGCTGGGAGGTCGGTGCCGGGGGCACCTCGGTGGTCTCCTGGCTGGCCAAGAAGGTCGGCCCGACCGGGAAGGTCGTCGCGACCGACCTCGACACCTCGTGGGTGGCCCCGGCAGCCCGGCCGCCGATCGAGGTACGCGTCCACGACGTCGGCGTCGACGGGCCGCCCGGGGAGGGGTTCGACCTGGTGCACGCCCGGCTCGTCCTCGTGCATGTGCCCGACCGGGAGCAGGCGTTGCGCACGATGATCAAGTCGCTGCGTCCCGGCGGACGGCTCCTGATCGAGGACGCCGATCCCGCGCTGCAACCCCTGCTCTGCCCCGACGAACACGGCCCCGAGCAGCAACTCGCCAACCGGCTGCGCCACAGCTTCCGCCAGCTGCTCGCGGACAGCGGCGCCGACCTGGCGTACGGCCGGAAACTCCCGCGGCTGCTGCGCGAGGCGGGGCTGCGCAACGTCCAGGCCGACGCGTACTTCCCCGTCACCTCGCCCGCCTGCGCCGCGCTGGAGTCCGCGACGATCCGTCAGATCCGGGAGCGGCTGGTCGCCGGGGGCCACGCCACGGACGAGGACATCGACCGGCACTTGGCCAATGTCGCGGCAGGTGGGATGGACCTGGCGACCGCACCGATGATCTCGGCCTGGGGACGCAAGGGATAG
- a CDS encoding CBS domain-containing protein: MTTAGDIMHRGAQWIPAHETLDRAAQMMRELNVGALPISDENERLCGILTDRDIVVGCVAMSHDPARVTAGEMAQGTPRWIDASADVSEVLEEMKDHQIRRLPVIENKRLVGMISEADLAQHLTDDQIASWAETVYARTTMR, encoded by the coding sequence ATGACCACCGCCGGAGACATCATGCATCGTGGCGCCCAGTGGATTCCCGCCCACGAGACCCTCGACCGGGCCGCCCAGATGATGCGCGAGCTCAACGTGGGTGCCCTGCCCATCAGCGACGAGAACGAACGACTCTGCGGCATCCTCACCGACCGCGACATCGTCGTCGGCTGTGTGGCCATGAGCCACGACCCGGCCAGGGTCACCGCGGGCGAGATGGCACAGGGCACCCCGCGCTGGATCGACGCGAGCGCCGATGTCAGCGAAGTGCTCGAAGAGATGAAGGACCACCAGATCCGCCGGCTTCCGGTGATCGAGAACAAGCGGCTGGTCGGCATGATCAGCGAGGCCGATCTGGCCCAGCACCTCACCGACGACCAGATCGCGTCCTGGGCCGAGACCGTCTACGCCAGGACCACGATGCGTTGA
- a CDS encoding uridine kinase, giving the protein MGGVRLEPITWDRLGDLLAERVLDLKPDDGSPWPRIAFDGAPAARPGDLAERVAEALRIRGRPSLTVATAGFLRPASLRLEYGHEDVEAYYDGWFDTGALWREIFGPLEPDGDGRVLPDLRDPLTDRSTRSPYVQLPPGGILLLHGPLLLRHWFPFDLSVHVLLSPAALRRRTPEAEHWTLPAFERYESETDPAATADVLIRADDPRHPAWNG; this is encoded by the coding sequence ATGGGCGGTGTGCGACTGGAACCGATCACCTGGGACCGCCTCGGCGACCTCCTCGCCGAACGCGTGCTCGACCTGAAGCCGGACGACGGCAGCCCCTGGCCGCGCATCGCCTTCGACGGGGCCCCGGCGGCCCGCCCAGGAGACCTCGCCGAACGGGTGGCTGAGGCGCTGCGCATCCGTGGGCGGCCCTCGCTCACTGTCGCCACCGCCGGATTCCTGCGCCCCGCCTCCCTCCGGCTGGAATACGGCCACGAGGACGTGGAGGCCTACTACGACGGCTGGTTCGACACCGGCGCCCTCTGGCGCGAAATCTTCGGCCCCCTCGAACCCGACGGTGACGGCCGCGTCCTGCCCGATCTGCGCGATCCGCTCACCGACCGCTCCACCCGCAGCCCCTACGTCCAACTCCCGCCCGGGGGAATCCTGTTGCTGCACGGCCCCCTCCTGCTGCGCCACTGGTTCCCGTTCGACCTGAGCGTCCACGTCCTTCTCTCCCCGGCGGCCTTGCGTCGCCGTACCCCCGAGGCCGAGCACTGGACCCTGCCCGCCTTCGAGCGATACGAGAGCGAGACGGACCCCGCGGCCACGGCAGACGTCCTGATCCGCGCGGACGATCCGCGCCACCCGGCGTGGAACGGCTGA
- a CDS encoding DUF2293 domain-containing protein yields the protein MESRATPPLRAALLVVQPLRRRHCAECRRGPLALLVLEEGAPRCLDCADLGHLVFLPRGDTALTRRSREESGLWAVVVRFNRRKGRYERQGVLVEEAGLARAEVRCLADAEGRRRRRVRDARRRAAEDLRFAETFAREIRRLFPGCPADRAEAVAGHASVRGSGRVGRSAAGRALSEAAVISAVVASVRHVDTSYDALLMSGVARREARRRIAGAVEARLREWGTEAGTGGGTGAETRDCAGAESV from the coding sequence GTGGAAAGCCGTGCGACTCCCCCGCTCCGCGCCGCGCTTCTCGTCGTGCAGCCGCTCAGGCGGCGGCACTGTGCCGAGTGCCGTCGTGGGCCCTTGGCGTTGCTCGTACTGGAGGAGGGGGCGCCTCGTTGTCTCGACTGTGCCGATCTCGGGCATCTGGTGTTCCTGCCCAGGGGCGACACCGCGTTGACGCGCAGGTCAAGGGAGGAGAGCGGGCTGTGGGCGGTGGTCGTGCGGTTCAACCGGCGGAAGGGGCGGTACGAACGGCAGGGCGTTCTGGTCGAGGAGGCGGGGCTCGCCCGCGCCGAGGTGCGATGCCTGGCGGACGCCGAGGGCCGGCGGCGGCGTCGGGTCCGGGACGCGCGGCGGCGGGCCGCGGAGGATCTGCGGTTCGCGGAGACGTTCGCGCGGGAGATCCGCAGGCTGTTTCCCGGGTGCCCGGCCGATCGGGCGGAGGCCGTCGCCGGGCACGCCTCGGTGCGTGGCAGCGGGCGGGTGGGGCGGAGTGCGGCGGGGCGGGCGTTGTCCGAGGCGGCGGTGATCTCGGCGGTCGTCGCGTCCGTACGCCATGTGGACACGTCGTACGACGCGTTGCTGATGAGCGGGGTCGCGCGGCGCGAGGCACGGCGGCGGATCGCCGGGGCCGTCGAGGCGAGGCTTCGGGAATGGGGGACGGAGGCGGGTACGGGTGGGGGTACGGGCGCGGAGACGAGGGACTGCGCCGGGGCCGAGTCGGTGTGA
- a CDS encoding anthrone oxygenase family protein: MIGGAFFVLVVLGVLGTGLVAGVFCAFSTFVMRGLAALPPAQGIAAMRAVNVTALHPPFMLVFLGSAALCLVIAVVTLVVWPTEGAVELLAGSALYLLGSFGLTMGANVPRNNALLALEPDTAEAAAYWPVYVREWTLWNHIRTVASGAATVLYVLAVA, from the coding sequence ATGATCGGTGGGGCGTTTTTCGTACTCGTGGTGCTGGGTGTGCTCGGAACCGGGCTGGTGGCCGGGGTCTTCTGCGCTTTCTCGACCTTCGTGATGAGGGGGCTCGCCGCGCTACCGCCCGCGCAGGGCATCGCGGCGATGCGGGCCGTCAACGTCACCGCGTTGCACCCGCCCTTCATGCTCGTGTTCCTCGGGTCGGCCGCCCTGTGTCTGGTGATCGCCGTGGTCACGCTCGTGGTGTGGCCGACCGAGGGCGCCGTGGAGCTGTTGGCGGGCAGCGCGCTCTATCTGCTCGGCTCGTTCGGGCTCACCATGGGTGCGAACGTGCCGCGCAACAACGCCCTGCTGGCGCTGGAGCCGGACACCGCGGAGGCCGCCGCCTACTGGCCCGTGTACGTGCGGGAGTGGACTCTGTGGAACCACATACGCACGGTCGCCTCGGGGGCCGCCACGGTGCTGTACGTCCTGGCCGTCGCGTAG